One Periophthalmus magnuspinnatus isolate fPerMag1 chromosome 8, fPerMag1.2.pri, whole genome shotgun sequence genomic window carries:
- the si:dkey-89b17.4 gene encoding zinc finger protein 646 isoform X2 — translation MAERDTAAPCPSPLLHVKAPCQDDLQCPQCGRIFKHAASLANHKKTHEVGSFQCPVCTRTLPNAVALKNHLRIHTLSPSSVPAEEEAEPSEERHFGLSLNCGDNASPLHDTHRNASPEPEDAWDRPFKCDQCDRTYRHHGSLANHKKCHQEGDFECGVCLKHFVNLAALHTHERSHKYKPIAMVSGGGGASGAGGTGPQSDCFCHLCQVSLPNKSDFQEHLLLHNTAPSAGVTRSFGLMPHAAVRSPGYAPALGDPLPLPPLPPPPSDKRPYDPIMGPAHSAVFTCAYCGSAHPDMDSLKAHYLTHESRPTHSDPRPTHGQDLMSDGSQSSGASPGGRAAPGSSPEDLERRFKCGECGKSYRHAGSLVNHKRCHQTGQYQCSVCGKQYPHLAALHSHLRSHRGRSAHAPGADGDWLSSEPIMEQSYAEGGALQEGGNHFSQGGALDPLEFHERFEGPLQAAPRQSERQVCTDCGQVYGDVKTHLCSSRQAPQGNLSNGFNMNYSAPPPAGLKEDTARFAPGAVKRLGPGDKDDEDDGEIYQCSVCGNHYASLRALRSHLRSHANNPAPPGPAPPGPVPQDQGWRLICATCGQSFGRKQDLLNHQLSHGPQREVKGHRSACVDCGLFFSDRQLLASHACPGKSRLNGKDSTGGAHESRRAPLELSDKPHRCEQCGRGYRHPCSLLNHKKSHKTGVFRCLVCQKRYYNLLALKNHQRTHFDLKRHKCEECGKAFKIQKQLINHLRLHEEHRAKGLVRSAPSGARFPQAGPSQLHMLRADAAKGPAALGFKKPYSSAGTSRPQKFDAVESSRRPFSCEECGKTYRHAGSLANHKNLHKIGDYHCNVCNSTYPNRLAMKNHLRLHFAHKKHNCPDCGKGFRTQRQLATHSAGGLCKGAQGPGQPMDFECDGCCEGFSTADELSAHDCPAAHLPSGSAPSNPREERAPSEDSDERPYVCDLCNCAYKHASSLLNHKHTHKTGDFRCSFCDKPYTNYMALRNHMRIHTQRKKHVCHVCGKAFRLARFLRNHHRVHEEGATPYGCPSCGKSFQGRSALARHRCGDASSAPGSATSDGQDARRKAPGEPEECRYTCEECGRSYRHASSLLNHRHTHRVGVFQCGVCPKTFCNLLALKNHRRIHSEARRHLCPDCGKAFRVSSQLFAHRRVHLRQSALTCRPCCRAFPTLAGYSLHMELSHGRPRPLPPTRGVEGAERPYACEQCGRSYRHASSLLNHRNSHRMGAFSCGACHKQFKNLMSLKNHRRIHTEPRRHLCPDCGKAFRVSSQLLCHRRIHTREKPFTCQHCDRCFSSRSNLRHHAKVHWSAVPPPPPAVPVPDYMGMPTGPFL, via the exons ATGGCAGAGCGTGATACCGCAGCACCGTGCCCCTCGCCCCTCCTCCACGTGAAAGCGCCGTGCCAGGACGACCTGCAGTGCCCTCAGTGCGGGCGCATCTTCAAACACGCCGCCAGCCTTGCCAACCACAAGAAAACGCACGAGGTTGGCTCTTTCCAGTGTCCTGTTTGCACTCGCACACTGCCCAACGCGGTCGCTCTGAAAAACCACTTACGTATCCATACTTTGTCTCCGAGTAGTGTCCCAGCCGAAGAGGAGGCGGAGCCCAGTGAGGAGCGTCACTTCGGACTGAGCCTGAACTGCGGGGATAACGCTTCCCCCCTGCACGACACCCACAGGAACGCCTCGCCCGAGCCCGAGGACGCCTGGGACCGGCCTTTTAAGTGTGACCAGTGCGACCGCACGTACCGCCACCACGGCAGCCTCGCCAACCACAAGAAGTGCCACCAAGAGGGTGACTTTGAGTGTGGCGTCTGCCTCAAACACTTTGTGAACCTGGCGGCGCTGCACACCCACGAGCGCTCGCACAAGTACAAACCCATTGCCATGGTGAGTGGAGGGGGTGGGGCCTCGGGGGCCGGGGGGACGGGGCCTCAGAGCGACTGCTTCTGCCACCTGTGTCAGGTCTCGCTTCCAAACAAAAGCGACTTCCAGGAGCACCTCCTGCTGCACAACACTGCGCCTTCTGCGGGTGTGACGCGGAGCTTTGGGTTAATGCCTCATGCCGCCGTGCGCTCGCCCGGCTACGCACCTGCCCTCGGGGACCCTCTGCCCCTGCCACCCCTGCCGCCTCCGCCTTCTGACAAACGACCCTATGACCCCATAATGGGCCCCGCCCACAGCGCCGTGTTCACCTGCGCCTACTGCGGGTCCGCACACCCCGACATGGACAGTCTGAAGGCACATTACCTCACGCACGAGTCTCGTCCCACTCACTCAGATCCACGCCCCACCCATGGCCAGGACCTCATGTCTGACGGTTCTCAGAGCTCAGGAGCATCCCCCGGAGGCCGCGCGGCGCCAGGCTCCTCTCCCGAAGACCTCGAGCGCAGGTTTAAGTGCGGCGAATGTGGGAAGAGCTACCGTCACGCTGGCAGCCTTGTCAACCACAAGCGCTGCCACCAGACAGGGCAGTACCAGTGCAGTGTCTGCGGCAAACAGTACCCACACCTGGCTGCATTGCACAGCCACCTGCGcagccacagggggcgctctgcacATGCCCCGGGAGCAGATGGAGACTGGCTGAGCTCTGAGCCAATCATGGAGCAGAGCTATGCGGAGGGCGGGGCTCTGCAGGAGGGTGGGAATCACTTCTCTCAGGGCGGAGCTCTGGATCCTCTGGAGTTTCACGAGCGCTTTGAAGGCCCCCTGCAGGCTGCGCCACGTCAGAGTGAGCGACAGGTGTGTACGGACTGTGGACAGGTGTATGGCGACGtaaagactcacctgtgctctagCCGACAGGCACCGCAGGGGAACCTGTCCAACGGCTTCAACATGAACTACTCGGCCCCGCCCCCTGCGGGCCTGAAGGAAGACACTGCTCGCTTTGCTCCAGGCGCCGTGAAGAGGCTTGGTCCGGGAGATAAAGACGACGAGGATGACGGAGAGATTTACCAGTGCTCTGTCTGCGGGAACCACTATGCCAGCCTCCGTGCTCTGCGCAGCCACCTGCGCAGTCACGCCAACAACCCCGCGCccccaggccccgcccctccgGGCCCCGTCCCCCAGGACCAGGGCTGGAGGCTTATCTGCGCTACCTGCGGGCAGAGCTTCGGCCGTAAACAGGACCTGTTGAACCACCAGCTGAGCCACGGGCCGCAgagggaggtcaaaggtcaccgcAGCGCCTGCGTGGACTGTGGCTTGTTCTTCTCCGACCGCCAACTCCTGGCATCGCACGCATGTCCTGGAAAGAGCCGCCTTAATGGCAAAGactccacagggggcgctcacgAGAGTCGTCGGGCGCCGCTGGAGCTCAGTGACAAACCGCACAGGTGCGAGCAGTGTGGACGGGGCTACAGGCACCCCTGCTCCCTCCTCAACCACAAGAAGTCCCACAAGACCGGCGTGTTCCGCTGCCTCGTGTGTCAGAAGAGGTACTACAACCTGCTCGCGCTAAAGAACCACCAGAGGACgcactttgacctcaagag ACATAAGTGTGAGGAATGCGGTAAAGCCTTTAAGATTCAGAAACAGTTGATAAACCACCTGCGTCTACATGAGGAGCACCGTGCCAAAGGCCTCGTGCGCTCGGCTCCAAGTGGTGCCCGCTTCCCTCAAGCTGGCCCCTCTCAGCTGCACATGCTCAGAGCCGATGCAGCTAAAGGCCCCGCCGCCTTGGGCTTTAAGAAGCCATACTCGTCGGCCGGAACATCACGGCCGCAGAAATTTGACGCGGTGGAGAGCAGCCGGAGGCCATTCTCCTGCGAAGAGTGTGGGAAGACGTACCGCCATGCAGGTAGCCTCGCCAACCACAAAAATCTGCACAAGATCGGAGACTACCACTGCAACGTGTGCAACTCCACCTACCCCAACCGCCTCGCCATGAAGAATCACCTCAGGCTGCACTTCGCCCACAAGAAGCACAACTGCCCCGACTGTGGCAAAGGCTTCCGCACCCAGCGCCAGCTCGCCACCCACTCTGCGGGCGGCTTGTGTAAGGGTGCCCAGGGCCCGGGCCAGCCCATGGACTTTGAGTGCGATGGCTGCTGCGAAGGATTCTCCACCGCCGACGAACTCTCCGCCCACGACTGCCCCGCGGCGCACCTGCCTTcaggctccgccccctccaATCCCCGTGAGGAGCGCGCACCGAGCGAGGACTCTGACGAGCGGCCGTACGTGTGTGACCTGTGTAACTGCGCCTACAAACATGCCAGCTCTCTGCtcaaccacaaacacacacacaagacaggCGACTTCCGCTGCAGCTTCTGCGACAAACCATACACCAACTACATGGCACTCCGTAATCACATGAGGATCCACACGCAACGCAAAAAACACGTGTGCCACGTGTGTGGCAAAGCCTTCCGCCTCGCCCGCTTTCTCCGCAACCATCACCGCGTGCACGAGGAGGGTGCCACGCCCTACGGATGCCCCAGCTGCGGCAAGAGCTTCCAGGGCCGATCAGCGCTAGCACGGCATCGCTGCGGCGACGCAAGCTCCGCCCCAGGCTCCGCCACCTCTGATGGGCAAGATGCCCGGAGGAAAGCTCCCGGCGAGCCGGAGGAGTGCCGGTACAC GTGTGAGGAGTGCGGCCGCTCATACCGTCACGCCAGCTCTCTCCTGAACCACCGCCACACTCACCGTGTGGGCGTGTTCCAGTGTGGGGTGTGTCCTAAGACTTTCTGTAACCTCCTGGCGCTGAAGAACCACAGACGGATCCACTCGGAAGCGCGGCGCCATCTGTGTCCTGACTGCGGTAAAGCGTTCCGCGTGTCGTCGCAGCTGTTTGCTCACCGCCGCGTGCACCTGCGCCAGAGCGCGCTTACCTGCCGCCCCTGCTGTCGCGCCTTCCCCACGCTCGCCGGCTACAGCCTGCACATGGAACTGAGTCACGGccggccccgccccctccccccGACACGTGGGGTCGAAGGGGCGGAGCGTCCGTATGCGTGTGAGCAATGTGGCCGCTCGTATCGTCACGCCAGCTCCCTCCTCAACCACCGGAACAGCCACAGGATGGGCGCCTTCTCCTGCGGCGCCTGCCACAAACAGTTCAAGAACCTGATGTCCCTGAAGAACCACCGCCGCATCCACACGGAGCCACGACGCCACCTATGCCCCGACTGCGGTAAAGCATTCCGTGTGTCGTCACAGCTTCTGTGCCACCGCCGCATCCACACACGAGAGAAGCCCTTCACCTGCCAACACTGCGACAGGTGCTTCTCCTCACGGTCCAACCTGCGCCACCACGCCAAGGTGCACTGGAGTGCCGTCCCGCCTCC CCCCCCCGCTGTGCCCGTCCCAGACTACATGGGCATGCCCACGGGACCCTTCCTCTGa
- the si:dkey-89b17.4 gene encoding zinc finger protein 646 isoform X1: MAERDTAAPCPSPLLHVKAPCQDDLQCPQCGRIFKHAASLANHKKTHEVGSFQCPVCTRTLPNAVALKNHLRIHTLSPSSVPAEEEAEPSEERHFGLSLNCGDNASPLHDTHRNASPEPEDAWDRPFKCDQCDRTYRHHGSLANHKKCHQEGDFECGVCLKHFVNLAALHTHERSHKYKPIAMVSGGGGASGAGGTGPQSDCFCHLCQVSLPNKSDFQEHLLLHNTAPSAGVTRSFGLMPHAAVRSPGYAPALGDPLPLPPLPPPPSDKRPYDPIMGPAHSAVFTCAYCGSAHPDMDSLKAHYLTHESRPTHSDPRPTHGQDLMSDGSQSSGASPGGRAAPGSSPEDLERRFKCGECGKSYRHAGSLVNHKRCHQTGQYQCSVCGKQYPHLAALHSHLRSHRGRSAHAPGADGDWLSSEPIMEQSYAEGGALQEGGNHFSQGGALDPLEFHERFEGPLQAAPRQSERQVCTDCGQVYGDVKTHLCSSRQAPQGNLSNGFNMNYSAPPPAGLKEDTARFAPGAVKRLGPGDKDDEDDGEIYQCSVCGNHYASLRALRSHLRSHANNPAPPGPAPPGPVPQDQGWRLICATCGQSFGRKQDLLNHQLSHGPQREVKGHRSACVDCGLFFSDRQLLASHACPGKSRLNGKDSTGGAHESRRAPLELSDKPHRCEQCGRGYRHPCSLLNHKKSHKTGVFRCLVCQKRYYNLLALKNHQRTHFDLKRHKCEECGKAFKIQKQLINHLRLHEEHRAKGLVRSAPSGARFPQAGPSQLHMLRADAAKGPAALGFKKPYSSAGTSRPQKFDAVESSRRPFSCEECGKTYRHAGSLANHKNLHKIGDYHCNVCNSTYPNRLAMKNHLRLHFAHKKHNCPDCGKGFRTQRQLATHSAGGLCKGAQGPGQPMDFECDGCCEGFSTADELSAHDCPAAHLPSGSAPSNPREERAPSEDSDERPYVCDLCNCAYKHASSLLNHKHTHKTGDFRCSFCDKPYTNYMALRNHMRIHTQRKKHVCHVCGKAFRLARFLRNHHRVHEEGATPYGCPSCGKSFQGRSALARHRCGDASSAPGSATSDGQDARRKAPGEPEECRYTYMLSNPASAPYACRNADFSEVWTN; the protein is encoded by the exons ATGGCAGAGCGTGATACCGCAGCACCGTGCCCCTCGCCCCTCCTCCACGTGAAAGCGCCGTGCCAGGACGACCTGCAGTGCCCTCAGTGCGGGCGCATCTTCAAACACGCCGCCAGCCTTGCCAACCACAAGAAAACGCACGAGGTTGGCTCTTTCCAGTGTCCTGTTTGCACTCGCACACTGCCCAACGCGGTCGCTCTGAAAAACCACTTACGTATCCATACTTTGTCTCCGAGTAGTGTCCCAGCCGAAGAGGAGGCGGAGCCCAGTGAGGAGCGTCACTTCGGACTGAGCCTGAACTGCGGGGATAACGCTTCCCCCCTGCACGACACCCACAGGAACGCCTCGCCCGAGCCCGAGGACGCCTGGGACCGGCCTTTTAAGTGTGACCAGTGCGACCGCACGTACCGCCACCACGGCAGCCTCGCCAACCACAAGAAGTGCCACCAAGAGGGTGACTTTGAGTGTGGCGTCTGCCTCAAACACTTTGTGAACCTGGCGGCGCTGCACACCCACGAGCGCTCGCACAAGTACAAACCCATTGCCATGGTGAGTGGAGGGGGTGGGGCCTCGGGGGCCGGGGGGACGGGGCCTCAGAGCGACTGCTTCTGCCACCTGTGTCAGGTCTCGCTTCCAAACAAAAGCGACTTCCAGGAGCACCTCCTGCTGCACAACACTGCGCCTTCTGCGGGTGTGACGCGGAGCTTTGGGTTAATGCCTCATGCCGCCGTGCGCTCGCCCGGCTACGCACCTGCCCTCGGGGACCCTCTGCCCCTGCCACCCCTGCCGCCTCCGCCTTCTGACAAACGACCCTATGACCCCATAATGGGCCCCGCCCACAGCGCCGTGTTCACCTGCGCCTACTGCGGGTCCGCACACCCCGACATGGACAGTCTGAAGGCACATTACCTCACGCACGAGTCTCGTCCCACTCACTCAGATCCACGCCCCACCCATGGCCAGGACCTCATGTCTGACGGTTCTCAGAGCTCAGGAGCATCCCCCGGAGGCCGCGCGGCGCCAGGCTCCTCTCCCGAAGACCTCGAGCGCAGGTTTAAGTGCGGCGAATGTGGGAAGAGCTACCGTCACGCTGGCAGCCTTGTCAACCACAAGCGCTGCCACCAGACAGGGCAGTACCAGTGCAGTGTCTGCGGCAAACAGTACCCACACCTGGCTGCATTGCACAGCCACCTGCGcagccacagggggcgctctgcacATGCCCCGGGAGCAGATGGAGACTGGCTGAGCTCTGAGCCAATCATGGAGCAGAGCTATGCGGAGGGCGGGGCTCTGCAGGAGGGTGGGAATCACTTCTCTCAGGGCGGAGCTCTGGATCCTCTGGAGTTTCACGAGCGCTTTGAAGGCCCCCTGCAGGCTGCGCCACGTCAGAGTGAGCGACAGGTGTGTACGGACTGTGGACAGGTGTATGGCGACGtaaagactcacctgtgctctagCCGACAGGCACCGCAGGGGAACCTGTCCAACGGCTTCAACATGAACTACTCGGCCCCGCCCCCTGCGGGCCTGAAGGAAGACACTGCTCGCTTTGCTCCAGGCGCCGTGAAGAGGCTTGGTCCGGGAGATAAAGACGACGAGGATGACGGAGAGATTTACCAGTGCTCTGTCTGCGGGAACCACTATGCCAGCCTCCGTGCTCTGCGCAGCCACCTGCGCAGTCACGCCAACAACCCCGCGCccccaggccccgcccctccgGGCCCCGTCCCCCAGGACCAGGGCTGGAGGCTTATCTGCGCTACCTGCGGGCAGAGCTTCGGCCGTAAACAGGACCTGTTGAACCACCAGCTGAGCCACGGGCCGCAgagggaggtcaaaggtcaccgcAGCGCCTGCGTGGACTGTGGCTTGTTCTTCTCCGACCGCCAACTCCTGGCATCGCACGCATGTCCTGGAAAGAGCCGCCTTAATGGCAAAGactccacagggggcgctcacgAGAGTCGTCGGGCGCCGCTGGAGCTCAGTGACAAACCGCACAGGTGCGAGCAGTGTGGACGGGGCTACAGGCACCCCTGCTCCCTCCTCAACCACAAGAAGTCCCACAAGACCGGCGTGTTCCGCTGCCTCGTGTGTCAGAAGAGGTACTACAACCTGCTCGCGCTAAAGAACCACCAGAGGACgcactttgacctcaagag ACATAAGTGTGAGGAATGCGGTAAAGCCTTTAAGATTCAGAAACAGTTGATAAACCACCTGCGTCTACATGAGGAGCACCGTGCCAAAGGCCTCGTGCGCTCGGCTCCAAGTGGTGCCCGCTTCCCTCAAGCTGGCCCCTCTCAGCTGCACATGCTCAGAGCCGATGCAGCTAAAGGCCCCGCCGCCTTGGGCTTTAAGAAGCCATACTCGTCGGCCGGAACATCACGGCCGCAGAAATTTGACGCGGTGGAGAGCAGCCGGAGGCCATTCTCCTGCGAAGAGTGTGGGAAGACGTACCGCCATGCAGGTAGCCTCGCCAACCACAAAAATCTGCACAAGATCGGAGACTACCACTGCAACGTGTGCAACTCCACCTACCCCAACCGCCTCGCCATGAAGAATCACCTCAGGCTGCACTTCGCCCACAAGAAGCACAACTGCCCCGACTGTGGCAAAGGCTTCCGCACCCAGCGCCAGCTCGCCACCCACTCTGCGGGCGGCTTGTGTAAGGGTGCCCAGGGCCCGGGCCAGCCCATGGACTTTGAGTGCGATGGCTGCTGCGAAGGATTCTCCACCGCCGACGAACTCTCCGCCCACGACTGCCCCGCGGCGCACCTGCCTTcaggctccgccccctccaATCCCCGTGAGGAGCGCGCACCGAGCGAGGACTCTGACGAGCGGCCGTACGTGTGTGACCTGTGTAACTGCGCCTACAAACATGCCAGCTCTCTGCtcaaccacaaacacacacacaagacaggCGACTTCCGCTGCAGCTTCTGCGACAAACCATACACCAACTACATGGCACTCCGTAATCACATGAGGATCCACACGCAACGCAAAAAACACGTGTGCCACGTGTGTGGCAAAGCCTTCCGCCTCGCCCGCTTTCTCCGCAACCATCACCGCGTGCACGAGGAGGGTGCCACGCCCTACGGATGCCCCAGCTGCGGCAAGAGCTTCCAGGGCCGATCAGCGCTAGCACGGCATCGCTGCGGCGACGCAAGCTCCGCCCCAGGCTCCGCCACCTCTGATGGGCAAGATGCCCGGAGGAAAGCTCCCGGCGAGCCGGAGGAGTGCCGGTACAC GTATATGCTCTCCAATCCGGCGAGCGCGCCCTACGCCTGCCGGAACGCCGACTTTTCAGAAGTTTGGACAAATTGA
- the stx1b gene encoding syntaxin-1B produces the protein MKDRTAELRSAKDSDDDEEVVQVDRDHFMDEFFEQVEEIRGCIEKLSEDVEQVKKQHSAILAAPNPDEKTKQELEDLTADIKKTANKVRSKLKAIEQSIEQEEGLNRSSADLRIRKTQHSTLSRKFVEVMTEYNTTQSKYRDRCKDRIQRQLEITGRTTTNEELEDMLESGKLAVFTDDIKMDSQMTKQALNEIETRHTEIIKLENSIRELHDMFVDMAMLVESQGEMIDRIEYNVEHSVDYVERAVSDTKKAVKYQSQARKKKIMIIICCVILGVVLASTIGGTLGF, from the exons GCGAAGGACAGCGATGACGATGAGGAGGTGGTGCAGGTCGACAGGGACCACttcatggatgagtttttcgaGCAG GTGGAGGAGATCAGAGGCTGCATAGAGAAACTGTCTGAAGATGTGGAGCAGGTGAAGAAGCAGCACAGCGCCATCCTCGCCGCCCCCAACCCTGACGAGA agaccaagcaggagctggaggacctCACGGCCGACATCAAGAAGACAGCCAACAAAGTGCGCTCAAAGTTAAAAG CGATCGAGCAGAGTATCGAGCAGGAGGAGGGGCTCAACAGATCATCAGCCGACCTGCGCATCCGCAAAACACag CACTCGACACTGTCCCGTAAGTTTGTGGAGGTGATGACTGAATACAACACCACGCAGTCCAAGTACAGAGACCGCTGCAAGGACCGCATCCAGAGGCAACTGGAGATCA cCGGCAGAACCACCACTAACGAGGAGTTGGAGGATATGTTAGAGAGCGGCAAACTGGCCGTCTTCACTGATGAT ATAAAGATGGACTCTCAGATGACGAAGCAGGCGCTGAATGAGATCGAGACCCGACACACTGAGATCATCAAATTGGAGAACAGCATCCGCGAACTGCACGACATGTTTGTGGACATGGCCATGCTCGTGGAGAGCCAG GGCGAGATGATCGACAGAATCGAGTACAACGTGGAGCACTCGGTGGATTATGTGGAACGAGCCGTTTCCGACACCAAGAAGGCCGTCAAGTACCAGAGCCAGGCCCGTAAG AAGAAGATCATGATCATAATCTGCTGTGTGATCCTGGGTGTGGTTTTGGCCTCGACCATCGGAGGAACGCTGGGCTTCTAA